One Hevea brasiliensis isolate MT/VB/25A 57/8 chromosome 6, ASM3005281v1, whole genome shotgun sequence genomic window, atatattaacaaaATGAAAACAAAATCAAATTCACCATAGTGAGCTATGGAAATTAATAAGAACCTAAAGGCATTGGGAAAAGAGAGGGGGTAAGGTACATTGGGTCTTCTTAATTCTTGGCTCTACAAGTATCTTTCTATCCCTTGATCAACTTAAGAAAGGAAAACAACATTGCATGAAAAAGATGGAGATGAGCTGATGACTGAGCCCCCACCTTGCTTTAACACCTCCATGTTTTCTCTAGCAAAACAACAAATATATACTTGCAATAATATTGTACCATCCTTGCATATGGTACATGTTATATTAAGACACTGCctttgataaataaataaattaattaattgatgatCTAAATGTCTGAGTGCATGAAATTCACCAAAATTTATTACCTTCAAATAAATGTACGAATTATCATTGGCTTTTAAGTGAATGAATTTGATTTATATCGCGTGGCATTTAATATTATTCTAGTGGTCAAGTCTTTGTTTCGtaccatgaaaaataaaaaatttaaggttCCAAATATTGATTCAAGCTGTAAGAGAAATTTATTCAACTTGGGGAGATTTTAGATTCAAATTTCGCCCCTCATTTTTTTGGTGTGGTGTCATATTCGTGCTTAATTAATCTCATCCAAAATATCTTAAATTTTGACTCTAACATGATATCATATTTAGCATGACGTAATCAAAATTGTAATATAATCGTGATTACACTAAATTGTTAATTACTTATTTGATAACATAAAAAAATTTGatgtaataaaatgataattatacaatgtaatcaattatacttaaataatataatgataattACATACAAAAATTGATATAATCATGATtacttgttttaatttttttttattaattgtcaACACTATCATCACTACCATTACTCGGCCACCACTGTTACCATCACCACTGTTACCATCTTGTCACCACTACCATCACCACCACCATCCTGTTACCTCCATATTACTATCATCACCACTATCACTTGGCTATCTTATCACCACTTAATCACTACCACCTCTATCACAATTTAGCCATTATCACTATCACTATCTCATCTTGCCACAAACACTACCTAACCATTGTTGTCGCCATGACCACCATCACTTAGCCATCATTACCATTCAACTACCAATCActgcaattattattatttattattaaaactataaataaattaaatattaaaatcaaaattatcattacattatactacttatatttttattttacaattatataTGAGAATGTAATaataattacattatattatattacaacTTTGATTGCATTAcataattgattatattatattatattatactcTACCAAACATAACCTAAGTGCAGTAGGTATACTTTCAGACGTATATGGGTGTGAAAAATACAATACATCCAtcttttttctaaaaaaatatataaattttaaaaatttcttttaagaaaagaaaacaaaagacttTATATAATGAAACAAGCACTCGATGATTGAAATACCACTAATTCAATGGATTTGCTGgaatctccttttttttttaaaaaaaaataatgtagtacaaaggaagaagaaaggggaTTGGAGAAGGGGCAAAGCAAGCACTTGGGTGGGAGCTTGGGACAAAATAACACCAAGGTTTGATATTGCTTGAGGGTGAGAAACAAGAAGaaatgaagtttgtttcttaattaataaaatatatatatatgtttcctATGCATAGAACAAGAATGTCTAGTGAGGGGAGGCGATTGAGGATCCAACTAAGATGGGTCATGATGCATAACAGCTCCCTCATGTGAATCCATTGTCTGCAACTGCAATCTCATCGTATCCTACTTATTTACTTCAGATACTTTTTTATTTGTTCTTTAATTAATAGTATTTTCAATGGATGGCCAGCAGGAAGGACAAAATTTGATTACCCGCAATGCACGGTATTTGATCTTGAAAGAAGGAAGAAGCTCATTCCAGAAGGTGGTTGATTCTATAGAATCTGCTTTCTGGATAAATTAATCAATAATCCACTTCATTTCTAGAGGAGTTAAGAATTCGACACTCAattctttcattcattttagttgtATGAATGTTTTGTTagaatttaaattcatataaCTTCATAATTTTTGAGATAATTTTAATATTGACAAACTAAATTACGTTTATTTTTTCGtataaaaaatttacatttattcTAATATAATTTTGGGCTCATAAATCCAAATGTGGTCAATAAAGGGTATTTATAATTTACTTCATAAGATattatagtttaattttttttattttttattaaaaaaaattaatactcgAATCATATTTCTATTAACAAAATagttattttgttaaaattaaaaattaataatagttAAAAGCTGCAATAATTTACCTAGTCTAACTTAATTTAGTGGCTAATATGCATATAACTCATAGAGTTTTCACCTCCCAATCCCCTACTCGAAAGAAAATGTAACAGTTTAATTCATTAAATTTCACTTTTATAACAGTTTAGTCCCTAACAGAATCACTGTTttgttaataaaaacatatatcaaatactaattatttttcataaaaaaattaaattataacttttatcaaatttcaagaactaaattataaaatattttaatataaatgtcATATATCATCAGacttttttattaaaattgaaaatttttaattatttatattataagaAAGATATTCAATCACTTCATTAATAATTAATGGCATTTTATACATTGAACGTAGGTGAAAAACATAAAAAGAGAACTCAACAATGAGAATTAACATGACGATAGTTTATTCGATGGGAAAAGTAAAGAATTGTCCCTTTACCACCGCCATATTACAATAAGATTCATTGTGTTGTTAGATTGAATATGAGAGAACTAAAtgggaaaaatgaaataaaagtattgTGCTGATACCTTCAATTGTCTAAGTTGTGGAATATAGGCACTAGAAGAATGGTTGATTATGCAAATTTTGGTGGTGGGTATCTCTTCTGTATAATAAAGCATcactaaaattttacaataatttaattaaattaatttctttttatcaatTCTCATGTTTAAAATGAAAGAGttcaattctttttaattttaaaaataatttatttttaaaaattaaaaatcaagcaTGATTGCAcgagaatttaattgaattcatTTCTTACGAGTGATTTATTCTAATGAAACCATATGCCTCTGCCTATTGGGTTCCTTTTCATATTACTTTCAGCAAGAGAAACTCTTTTGAATGTTCTCGTCAAAaacttttttacttttttttggaTACTTTTCATATTTATGCTTACAGCAATATTCATCTCCTCTTTATATTAAAGGATTGAAAATACTAAACATTTgatatttcataaaaaaaataataattaaatagcaaataaaatattgaacgtgtgaattgaattttatatatatatatattttaagatttCAATTGAAATTTAACTCTCATGTACTCTTATAGTTTTAGATATAATACCATTTTTTTTAATGTGATAATAGTTGCCTATGGTTTACATACAAGGACTTTGCCATATTGTTTAAGGAGTACTTGAACTAATTACACTAATAATTAGTGATTTGTGGCCATGAGTTGTGAGGCTAATTAATAATTAGtgatttaattgatatttataaTTCTTTTTAATGGTGAATTGCTTGTAGAATAAACTTTTGTCAAATCACTTTAAATTGTATATACTTCACTTTTCTGAAGTTAATTTCACAAAATTAATCTTGCAATTAGCATAGTTTCCCTCATTGttcatataaaaatttcatattttattttatgtttataAAATTTACCCTACAAATTATAAATAcactcattaaaatcaaataattataaatttttttaacacaTTAATATATATGTGCATTGTcttcactatttatataaattttccaTGTAGTATATTTGGTTTTTATGAAATTACCtcacaatttataattaaatatgctCAATTTTTAGTActttaatatatgtatatatttaacaAATAACAAATTTTTCTAAACTAATAAGATGTTGTTTTGTTGGGGTAAATTCACTCACTAGCTTTAAATTCtctaaaaattaatgaattcaattTGTCTGGTTAGTATTTTGTCTTCATTTTTCAAAAAGTCAAAGAAATCACTTCGTTCACTTATCAGAAAATAAAATTCTCAATAAATAGAGAGTTTGAACTAAATGAGAATGTCAACTTCGAAGCTTAGTGTTgagtcattttttttttaatatattttttctttttgaacTTTCATTACTTGATATGAAATCAAAATttgtaatgaaaattagaaaTTTTATATGGGGGAAATTGTTCTAAATGGTAATTGATGTATTATTTATGTAtgggattatatatatatatatatatatatatatatatatatatatatatatatatatatatcatgttcAATGgacttaatttaaataaattaaaagaaaatccaaactctATTGTTCACTTTTTCTAAAAGAAAATTTGATGTtaacaaaaggaaataaaaacaaaatataaaaaagAACAAAAAGTAGAGCTGGGGTTGGCATGGAATAAATGAGGGCAAAATGGAGGCAGATATGATTGGACGGTGAGCTAAATAGAAGAATAGCAAAGTAACACAACACATTCTCGTCAAGTTCCTTAAAGGAATGGACTATAGAGTATGGAGTTTTACGCATGCTAATGTACGCCTCTGTTCTACCGTTATATATGCATGAACCCACTCTCCATCTTCACCAAAGCCGGTGGTGGGTCACTTGTGAACCAGGATATTTGCATACCatttctcctttctttcttcctttcttttcttcaaacACAGAGAGATATGGAGATTGATAAGGAAATGAGACAATCCAAATTCAAGAGAATTTGTGTGTTTTGTGGTAGTAGTCCTGGAAAGAAAAGTAGCTATAAGGATGCTGCTATTGAGCTTGGAAAAGAATTGGTTAGCTCTGCTTGTAACTTCATCTTGGAAACTGCTTTCACTTTCCAAGTTCTGCTTTCTTTTTTCAGCTTCTTAAACTATTTCTCTGTGTTTTTGATTTCCCCTTTTGCTTCTCCTTTGTAATTACTTTATATAGAGCTTGCTTTCTTGTTTTGATTTCCTACTCTGGTTTGGTTCCCCTGTTGTTACTCTGTTATAGTTTCTTGTTTTCTTGTGCTTTCTTCTTTTTACCTTTTCAATTCTTGCttagaaaatcaaataaaataaatgtgTTCAGTAATTCTTATTGCTTTTCCTTGATGGGTTTTCAAGAACTTCTAGTAATGTTTGATGAAGATAATAAATAAATTTGTCTGCTTTGGCTTCTTGTACCTTACTTGGGTTTTAAGACTTCTCTCTTTTTGTTGGAGCCGCATTTTACACATTAGTCCATTTTAGATAATTTAATAGCTCTATATTTTATATTCTTTATTGAATCAGCATTGGAAAAACTAgttctttcttttctttaattattatttgtattttattaaaatacaacaACCAAAATGTACTTCAATGGGCACTTCACTATGCACTCGTTGATATTTTTCTTTTGAcatttttttcctcttttttcttctttttcaggTAGCAAAAAATATTGATCTGGTTTATGGAGGAGGGAGTATTGGTTTGATGGGGTTGATTTCTCAAGCTGTTTATAATGGTGGCCGCCATGTGATAGGGTGAAGCTTCTAACCCTATTCCATGGgttctttcctcttcttcttctttctttcctctatATACAGGAAGATACAGAAATTGACAATAGAATTTTTTTGCCTGCAGAGTTATCCCCAAGACACTCATGCCTAGAGAGGTATTCTTTTAATCTCATGTGGTGGCTATTTGCATGAATTTCTACCTCTCCTTTGTTATCTTAAAGAATGGGATTTCATACTTTGTCTCATTTGAGGCTCAGACATCTTCAATTTCAGACCTTTTATCGgttcattttttttcatttctatgCTTACACGTTTCTTGAACATGTCCATCAATCCACTTGTCTTCACCATTTTGCCCTCTCTAATTACGTTttgttctttcttttcttttaattttaattttcaaaaaacacgatatatatatatatatatatatattaattaagaaTACGTGAAGTGTatatttttcttgaattttccctttctttcttttcttttttaagctTTATGACTTTGTTTCGGACCCACCACCACTGCTGCACCATCATTGCTTCTCTGTGGATAACTCTCTCAaaattagagtttttttttttttaatattgattttGCCTTTGTGTTGACTTGGGTTCTGCATTTTCAGATAACTGGTGAAACAGTAGGTGAAGTGAAGCCGGTTGCTGATATGCACCAAAGGAAAGCAGAGATGGCTAGACATTCTGATGCATTCATTGCCTTACCTGGTCTGCTTAACACctccaaatttttattattttaaatctttTGTGTTTGTTTCATTGTTTGTGTCAGAAATGATTAAGAGTTTATAAAAATGGCATAAGTTGACCAAAGAAACAAGGCCAATTTTTTCTCAAGCCTTGAACTGCTCGACCTCCACAAAAAGCAAGCAAAGACCCATGATTAGAGAGCATTTTCTAAGCTTGAAAACCTCTAGTCACTGACGCTATTCCTCCATTATTATGTTCAGCTGCTGACACTGAAAATTAGGCTTTTTGTTTGAGCCTTTACTTTCTGTGGTTAATAGGCTTTCCATGTGATGATATAACTGTACCTCCTCACCCTCAAATTCACCCACTAAGGAACAAGCTGCAAAATAATTGTGAACTCTTCTTGCAAATGGTCCTTTTGAGAAGGAAAAGGACTATAGCATGCAAATGATTACAGTTTTCTACCTTCAATTTTGGGAAGGAAAAGTTAGCCTTGTTTGGTCTTGTTGGTCCTTATGTGGTACTAGTTTTTGGTACTAAAAGAGGCTGACCAAACTGTAGGACATCATTTATGGGCTAAGTCCATATTGCTACATTGATTGAAGCTTCACGGCTTAAAACAAATGATACCCATTAATGTTTCTTTTTCAGAATTCCCATGTGATCCCAAGAACAATCTCTCAAAAACTTACATAATTGTCTCTATTAGCCTTAAAAAATGTACAAGTTTGTTCTCTTGGAAGTATAATTGATTCAAATTTTTTCTTGGGATTTCTTTGAAGGTGGCTATGGGACCCTTGAGGAGCTTCTTGAAGTGATAACTTGGGCCCAACTTGGTATCCATGACAAACCGGTAAAGCAACTTTTCCTCCCTCTAACATCTTCCCCTTAGTATTGATTCTAATTCTAATCTATCTCACATTTTAGCTTCTAGCTTCATTTAGAATAAATCATTTGTGGAAAAGAATTCAATTCAGTTCTcacataataatatttatttatatattttttttaaattgaaaaaattgaattcttttatttcaaacgtaaaaattaattaaaaaaattaaattaaattcttgtaaaattataaattttaaaccgGGGTTTACACTCTAACATCTGAAATagctttaagaaaaattttatggTTGCAGGTGGGATTGCTGAATGTGGATGGTTACTACAACTCTTTATTGTCATTTATTGACAAAGCAGTAGAGGAAGGCT contains:
- the LOC110642331 gene encoding cytokinin riboside 5'-monophosphate phosphoribohydrolase LOG1; amino-acid sequence: MNPLSIFTKAGGGSLVNQDICIPFLLSFFLSFLQTQRDMEIDKEMRQSKFKRICVFCGSSPGKKSSYKDAAIELGKELVAKNIDLVYGGGSIGLMGLISQAVYNGGRHVIGVIPKTLMPREITGETVGEVKPVADMHQRKAEMARHSDAFIALPGGYGTLEELLEVITWAQLGIHDKPVGLLNVDGYYNSLLSFIDKAVEEGFISPSARHITVSAPNPKELVKKMEEYFPRHEIVASKVSWENEQLGYSEEI